From a single Bacteroidota bacterium genomic region:
- a CDS encoding phosphatidylserine decarboxylase family protein: MIHKEGFATIFIATLVLAGLNWGLTFITQNEIIVGLLMLASVVVFAIILQFFRNPVRHTPINANNIIAPCDGKIVVIEEVEEPEYFKDKRIQISIFMNPFNVHVNRNPISGTVKYSKYHPGKYLVAWHPKSSTENERTTIVIEQPQNKQEVLFRQIAGAMARRVVNYSKEGQPAMQGAEMGFIKFGSRVDVYLPVGTQIKIKLGDKTVGGETVIASFS; encoded by the coding sequence ATGATACATAAAGAAGGATTTGCTACCATTTTTATCGCTACGCTAGTATTGGCTGGGTTAAATTGGGGACTAACATTTATCACTCAAAATGAAATTATTGTTGGGCTTCTGATGCTCGCCTCAGTGGTGGTTTTTGCTATTATATTACAATTTTTTCGCAACCCTGTTAGGCATACTCCCATAAATGCAAATAATATTATAGCACCCTGCGATGGTAAAATAGTGGTAATAGAAGAAGTGGAAGAGCCCGAATATTTCAAAGACAAACGAATTCAGATTTCTATTTTTATGAATCCTTTTAATGTGCATGTAAACCGCAATCCTATTAGTGGAACTGTAAAATATAGCAAGTACCATCCCGGTAAATATTTGGTAGCTTGGCATCCCAAAAGTAGTACAGAAAATGAGCGTACTACTATTGTAATAGAACAGCCTCAGAATAAGCAGGAAGTTCTTTTCCGTCAAATAGCGGGAGCAATGGCACGCAGGGTAGTAAACTATAGTAAAGAAGGACAGCCCGCAATGCAAGGAGCCGAAATGGGGTTTATTAAATTTGGAAGCAGGGTAGATGTATACCTACCCGTAGGCACTCAAATAAAAATAAAATTGGGCGACAAAACTGTGGGAGGCGAAACTGTGATAGCTTCTTTTAGCTAG
- a CDS encoding Glu/Leu/Phe/Val dehydrogenase, whose amino-acid sequence MTYKEPAPLSNTHLNPFESMMSRFDIAAKALGLDDSSYNVLKSPAKVVIVNLPVVMDNGKVQVFEGFRVVHNANLGPSKGGIRYSMDVNLDEVKALAAWMTWKCAVVGIPYGGGKGGVKCDPRSMSKGELERLTRAYTVAMIDVFGPEKDIPAPDMGTGPQEMAWLMDEYSKIKGYSCPAVVTGKPLVLGGSLGRVEATGRGVMVTARSAMAKMGISPVGATCAVQGFGNVGSISAKLLATQGLKIVAISDVTGGYYNPEGINVEEAIVYRDNNKGTLEGFSAQKISNNELLTLDVTLLVPAAMEDQITAENANDIKAKLIVEGANGPTSWNADEILNNKGIMVVPDILANAGGVTVSYFEWVQNRLGYYWTEERVNRRADRTMKMAFESVYAAAQKYNVSWRIAAYVVSIDKVANTQKFRGVF is encoded by the coding sequence ATGACTTATAAAGAACCTGCTCCATTGAGCAACACCCACCTCAACCCTTTCGAGTCCATGATGTCGCGTTTTGATATCGCTGCCAAAGCACTCGGACTAGACGATTCATCATATAATGTTTTAAAATCGCCCGCCAAAGTGGTGATTGTAAACTTGCCCGTAGTAATGGACAATGGCAAAGTGCAAGTGTTTGAAGGTTTCCGTGTGGTGCACAATGCAAACCTTGGCCCATCGAAAGGTGGCATTCGCTATAGCATGGATGTAAACCTTGACGAAGTAAAAGCCCTAGCTGCTTGGATGACATGGAAGTGTGCGGTGGTAGGCATCCCTTACGGGGGTGGTAAAGGTGGTGTTAAATGCGATCCACGCAGTATGAGCAAAGGCGAACTTGAAAGATTGACCCGGGCTTATACTGTTGCGATGATAGATGTATTCGGTCCCGAAAAAGATATTCCAGCACCCGATATGGGAACAGGCCCGCAAGAGATGGCCTGGTTGATGGACGAATATTCTAAAATAAAAGGCTATTCGTGCCCTGCTGTTGTTACCGGTAAACCATTGGTATTGGGCGGTTCACTTGGCCGTGTGGAAGCTACCGGGCGTGGCGTAATGGTAACAGCCCGCAGTGCAATGGCCAAAATGGGAATTAGCCCAGTAGGTGCAACCTGTGCCGTACAAGGCTTTGGCAATGTGGGGTCTATTTCTGCGAAACTTTTAGCCACACAAGGACTTAAAATTGTAGCTATATCCGATGTTACTGGAGGTTATTACAATCCCGAAGGAATTAATGTAGAAGAAGCCATTGTTTACCGCGACAATAATAAAGGAACCCTTGAAGGTTTCAGTGCCCAAAAAATAAGCAATAACGAGTTGCTCACTTTAGATGTGACCCTCTTAGTTCCTGCTGCAATGGAAGACCAAATAACAGCAGAAAATGCCAACGACATTAAAGCCAAACTTATTGTAGAAGGTGCCAACGGCCCTACATCGTGGAATGCTGATGAAATATTGAATAATAAAGGAATTATGGTGGTGCCCGATATATTGGCTAATGCCGGTGGTGTAACGGTATCTTATTTTGAATGGGTGCAAAACCGCCTAGGTTATTATTGGACAGAAGAGCGGGTGAACCGCCGTGCCGACCGTACCATGAAAATGGCTTTCGAATCAGTATATGCTGCCGCTCAAAAATACAATGTGAGCTGGCGTATAGCTGCTTATGTGGTTTCTATCGACAAGGTAGCCAATACACAGAAATTCCGCGGCGTATTTTAA
- a CDS encoding outer membrane protein transport protein, whose protein sequence is MKLLKSIVVFNIFYVFFIPFALAQNEQDMLRYSRFFPYSTARSLSLGGAMGALGHDIGSYSINPAGIAVNRYNLFSCSGGTLQTISSANYVGDIAKANRFNLNFPSMGIVLTGIKYDNNGKPISDGLANVNLLFAYNRVTPLYEEYSFSGRNSKSSIADLFAQQANGYSTDELDENYADPFALAYKSGVIKSSGTFGQYVPSFIENNNTPRPAFLQSGQNILRGNVNEFTAGLAASYSHRWFIGGTFIIHTIRFHSTLNYQENDIDNTAAYIQNMEYNQKLFTSGSGAGFKLGAIYRADNLFRIGLSYHSPMVYSLTDQYSYSVSSIFDKPINGSSNYINGSDEQNFSYRAYRPGRLVLSLALVKEKKGLWSLDAEFVNYSNGNLTSTLYDFNQENKNIINMYNPVWNIRTGGELFFENTFLRCGYAYMASPYADKSTYAAASSSRHLLSGGLGITNKYSSIDMAIGYMVGKDYFTPYSISSLPYESAIVRKQSYTMMLTYNYKF, encoded by the coding sequence ATGAAGCTTTTAAAAAGTATAGTTGTTTTTAATATTTTTTATGTGTTTTTTATCCCTTTTGCACTTGCACAAAATGAACAAGACATGCTGCGTTACAGTAGGTTTTTTCCCTATAGTACTGCCCGAAGTTTATCGCTGGGTGGAGCTATGGGAGCATTGGGTCACGATATCGGATCCTATAGCATAAACCCTGCTGGTATTGCAGTAAATAGGTATAATCTCTTTAGCTGTAGTGGTGGCACCTTGCAAACCATTTCTTCTGCTAACTATGTTGGAGATATTGCTAAAGCCAACCGTTTCAATCTCAATTTTCCTTCTATGGGAATTGTGTTAACAGGCATTAAATATGACAATAATGGCAAACCAATTTCTGATGGATTGGCCAATGTGAATCTCTTGTTTGCCTATAATAGAGTAACCCCATTGTATGAAGAATATTCCTTTAGTGGCCGCAATAGTAAAAGTTCCATTGCCGATCTATTTGCCCAGCAGGCAAATGGATATAGTACCGATGAATTGGACGAAAACTATGCCGATCCTTTTGCCCTTGCCTACAAATCGGGGGTAATTAAATCGTCGGGTACTTTTGGTCAATATGTTCCTTCCTTTATTGAAAATAACAACACGCCAAGGCCAGCATTTTTGCAATCGGGGCAAAATATATTGCGTGGCAATGTTAATGAATTCACTGCGGGATTAGCAGCCAGTTATTCCCATCGTTGGTTTATTGGTGGTACTTTTATTATACATACCATACGTTTCCACTCCACCTTGAACTACCAAGAAAACGATATAGATAATACTGCAGCATACATACAAAATATGGAATATAATCAAAAACTGTTTACCAGTGGAAGCGGTGCAGGTTTCAAACTGGGAGCAATATATAGAGCCGATAATTTATTTAGAATCGGCTTGAGTTATCACAGCCCCATGGTATATAGCCTTACCGACCAATATAGCTATAGTGTATCTTCAATATTCGATAAGCCCATTAACGGTAGTAGTAACTATATAAATGGATCTGATGAGCAAAATTTTTCCTACCGTGCATATCGCCCGGGTCGTTTGGTATTAAGCTTGGCTCTAGTAAAAGAGAAAAAAGGTTTGTGGAGCTTGGATGCTGAATTTGTAAATTATTCAAATGGAAACCTTACTTCCACTCTTTATGATTTCAACCAAGAGAATAAAAATATTATAAATATGTATAACCCCGTATGGAATATACGTACAGGTGGAGAACTATTTTTTGAAAACACTTTTTTGCGTTGTGGCTACGCATATATGGCCAGCCCTTATGCTGATAAAAGTACTTATGCTGCAGCATCTTCCTCGAGACATTTACTAAGTGGTGGGCTAGGAATTACCAATAAATATAGTTCCATAGATATGGCCATAGGTTATATGGTAGGTAAAGATTATTTTACCCCATACAGTATCAGTTCGCTTCCTTATGAAAGTGCCATTGTGCGGAAACAATCTTATACCATGATGCTTACTTATAACTATAAGTTTTAG
- the proS gene encoding proline--tRNA ligase — translation MDNQKIKRSDDYSGWYNNLVKNADLAEHSAVKGCMVIKPYGYAIWEKMQQELDRRFKDTGHVNAYFPLFIPKSFFTKEASHVEGFATECAVVTHYRLKNVNGEMVVDPDAKLEEELIVRPTSETIIWNTYKGWIQSYRDLPLLINQWANVVRWEMRTRLFLRTTEFLWQEGHTAHATEAEAVEETRKMLEVYADFAENILAVPVIKGVKTETERFAGALDTYCIEGLMQDGKALQMGTSHFLGQNFAKAFDVKFVSKENKQEFVWATSWGVSTRLMGALIMAHSDDEGLVLPPRLAPIQVVIVPIYRSDEEQTKVLEAGDKIFAALKAKGISVKFDSRDTHKPGFKFAEWELKGVPVRIAIGPRDLENQTVELARRDTKEKQLVSITDLENKVEHLLEQIQQNIYQKALDFRTEKTYIADNWDDFVKKVELGFVYAHWDGTAETEKKIKEQTKATIRCIPLHNEQQAGKCILTGNPSTQRVLFAKAY, via the coding sequence ATGGATAACCAAAAAATAAAACGCAGCGACGATTATTCAGGCTGGTATAATAACTTAGTAAAGAATGCCGACCTTGCCGAACACTCTGCTGTGAAAGGCTGTATGGTCATTAAACCTTATGGTTATGCCATTTGGGAAAAAATGCAGCAAGAGCTCGACCGCAGATTTAAAGACACGGGACATGTGAACGCGTATTTCCCCTTATTCATCCCCAAATCATTCTTTACCAAGGAAGCAAGCCATGTGGAAGGATTTGCAACAGAGTGTGCCGTGGTTACCCATTACCGTCTCAAAAATGTAAACGGAGAAATGGTAGTTGACCCCGATGCCAAACTTGAAGAAGAACTTATAGTTCGCCCCACTTCAGAAACTATTATATGGAATACTTATAAAGGGTGGATACAAAGCTATCGTGATTTGCCTTTGCTCATAAACCAATGGGCTAACGTGGTTAGATGGGAAATGCGTACCCGTTTATTTCTGCGTACTACAGAATTTTTATGGCAAGAAGGACATACAGCTCATGCTACCGAAGCCGAAGCTGTGGAAGAAACCCGCAAAATGCTAGAAGTATATGCCGACTTCGCAGAAAATATTTTAGCAGTTCCAGTTATTAAAGGTGTGAAAACCGAAACCGAAAGATTTGCAGGTGCACTAGATACTTATTGTATTGAAGGTTTGATGCAAGATGGAAAAGCTTTGCAAATGGGAACTTCGCATTTCTTGGGGCAAAACTTTGCCAAAGCGTTCGATGTAAAATTTGTAAGCAAAGAAAATAAACAAGAATTTGTATGGGCAACTTCTTGGGGCGTATCTACACGTTTGATGGGAGCATTAATTATGGCTCATAGTGATGACGAAGGATTGGTATTGCCTCCACGATTGGCTCCTATCCAAGTTGTAATCGTTCCTATATATAGAAGTGATGAGGAACAAACAAAGGTTTTGGAAGCGGGCGATAAAATATTTGCCGCACTCAAAGCAAAAGGCATTAGTGTAAAATTTGATAGTCGAGATACACATAAGCCAGGTTTCAAATTTGCCGAATGGGAACTGAAAGGTGTACCTGTTCGCATAGCTATTGGCCCCCGCGATTTGGAAAACCAAACCGTTGAATTAGCCCGTCGTGATACCAAAGAAAAACAATTGGTTTCTATTACCGATTTGGAAAATAAGGTCGAACATTTATTAGAGCAAATACAGCAAAACATTTATCAAAAAGCCTTGGATTTCCGCACTGAGAAAACTTATATAGCTGATAACTGGGACGATTTTGTGAAGAAAGTAGAATTAGGTTTTGTATATGCACATTGGGATGGAACTGCAGAAACAGAAAAGAAAATAAAAGAACAAACCAAGGCAACTATACGTTGTATTCCTTTACACAATGAGCAACAAGCAGGCAAATGTATATTAACAGGAAATCCTTCCACACAAAGGGTCTTATTTGCCAAAGCGTATTGA
- a CDS encoding mannose-1-phosphate guanylyltransferase — protein sequence MENNYVIIMAGGIGSRYWPVSRASRPKQFIDILGTGKSLIRHTYERFARKYKPENIWVVTNEHYRGLVKEQIPEMADMQILGEPSGKNTAPCIAYATYRIMQMDPKATCMVVPSDHLIMDETLFLECMEIARDFATEAEAFVTLGIKPTRPDTGYGYIQYLEAEKSPNVHKVKTFTEKPDLELAKTFLASGDFVWNGGIFVFKASTMKAAFEKYLPDLHNLFRQGKGLYNTSDEATFINKIYPQCPSVSIDYGIMEKANNVYTIPASFGWSDLGTWNSIYDTMDKDASGNAVVGKKVKLFECNGNVLNMPHDKLVIMKGVDNLIVVEKDNILLICDKDLEQEIKQVVTDIKLEFGEKYA from the coding sequence ATGGAAAACAATTATGTGATTATAATGGCAGGTGGCATAGGAAGTCGCTACTGGCCAGTAAGCCGTGCCAGCAGACCCAAACAGTTTATCGATATTTTGGGCACGGGCAAATCGCTTATCCGACATACCTACGAAAGATTTGCCCGAAAATATAAACCCGAAAATATTTGGGTGGTCACCAATGAACATTATAGAGGTTTGGTGAAAGAACAAATTCCTGAAATGGCCGATATGCAAATATTGGGCGAACCTTCTGGAAAAAATACCGCTCCTTGTATAGCTTATGCTACTTATCGCATTATGCAAATGGATCCCAAAGCTACCTGTATGGTGGTGCCTAGTGACCATTTAATTATGGACGAAACTTTATTTCTGGAGTGCATGGAAATAGCCCGCGATTTTGCTACCGAAGCAGAAGCCTTTGTTACCTTAGGTATTAAACCCACACGTCCCGATACAGGTTATGGTTATATACAATACTTGGAAGCAGAAAAAAGTCCCAATGTACATAAAGTAAAAACATTTACCGAGAAGCCCGATTTGGAATTGGCAAAAACTTTTTTGGCCAGTGGAGATTTTGTGTGGAATGGCGGAATATTTGTGTTTAAAGCCAGCACGATGAAAGCCGCATTTGAAAAGTATCTACCCGATTTGCACAATCTTTTCAGGCAGGGAAAAGGTTTATATAATACTTCGGATGAAGCTACATTTATCAATAAGATATATCCCCAATGCCCTAGCGTTTCTATCGACTATGGTATTATGGAAAAGGCAAATAATGTATATACTATTCCCGCAAGTTTTGGTTGGAGCGATTTAGGTACCTGGAACAGTATATATGATACTATGGACAAAGATGCCAGTGGTAATGCAGTAGTAGGCAAAAAAGTAAAACTATTTGAATGCAATGGCAATGTGTTAAATATGCCCCACGACAAACTCGTTATTATGAAAGGCGTAGATAATTTAATAGTAGTGGAGAAAGATAATATATTATTGATTTGTGATAAAGATTTGGAGCAGGAAATAAAGCAAGTAGTAACTGACATCAAACTTGAGTTTGGTGAAAAATATGCTTAA
- the rsgA gene encoding ribosome small subunit-dependent GTPase A, whose amino-acid sequence MTEATLHGIVYKSTGSWYDVRLEDGQTIKARVKGKLKLQNLRSTNPIAVGDKVLLQDEAPDYNIVSVLPRENYVIRKSNKLSKQTQIIAANLDLACIIVSLVDPRTSTGFIDRFLVCTGSYHIPTCIVFNKIDLYGHAEFYNELKGLYNSLGYQTLGISATQKNGIDDFIALLQNKTTLFAGHSGVGKSTLLNALVPEAIQKTSDVSGFSGHGKHTTTFAQMFDLPGIGQVIDTPGIRDFGVVGVDDQELAHYFPEMRALISGCKFNNCTHIHEPGCAVLQAVAEGKINNGRYYNYVSIYNNEDFMD is encoded by the coding sequence ATGACGGAAGCAACGTTGCATGGAATTGTATACAAATCTACTGGTAGTTGGTATGATGTTCGATTAGAAGATGGGCAAACTATTAAAGCCCGCGTAAAAGGAAAACTCAAATTACAAAACCTGCGAAGTACCAATCCCATTGCGGTGGGCGACAAAGTATTATTACAAGACGAAGCACCCGACTATAATATAGTTTCGGTATTGCCACGCGAAAATTATGTAATTCGCAAATCAAATAAACTATCCAAACAAACACAAATTATTGCAGCCAATCTCGACTTGGCATGTATTATAGTTTCCTTGGTCGACCCACGAACTTCTACAGGATTTATCGATCGATTTTTGGTATGCACAGGTTCTTATCATATTCCCACTTGCATTGTATTTAATAAAATAGATTTATATGGTCATGCTGAATTCTATAATGAACTGAAGGGATTATATAATAGTTTGGGATATCAAACGCTCGGAATTTCTGCCACACAAAAAAATGGAATCGATGATTTTATTGCTTTATTGCAAAACAAAACAACATTGTTTGCAGGGCATTCTGGAGTGGGAAAATCTACTTTATTAAATGCATTGGTTCCCGAAGCTATACAAAAAACCAGTGATGTTTCTGGCTTTAGCGGACACGGAAAACACACGACTACATTTGCCCAAATGTTCGACCTGCCCGGCATAGGTCAAGTAATTGATACACCTGGTATCCGCGACTTTGGTGTAGTAGGTGTAGATGACCAAGAACTTGCACATTATTTTCCTGAAATGCGTGCACTAATATCGGGATGCAAATTTAATAATTGCACCCATATTCATGAACCTGGTTGTGCAGTATTGCAAGCAGTAGCAGAAGGCAAAATAAATAATGGACGATATTATAATTATGTGAGTATATATAATAATGAGGATTTTATGGATTGA
- a CDS encoding NAD(P)/FAD-dependent oxidoreductase, whose amino-acid sequence MEHITLIGGGLSGSLLSVYMARRGFKVDLFERRPDMRSNKISAGRSINLALSNRGINALNKVGLTEDILSDAIPMHGRMMHSRTGELNFQPYGTAGQCIYSVSRGRLNTRLLELADEYENINLHFDAKCTDINIQKATATFEMADGTEQTFAANHIIGTDGAFAATRGRLQVTDRFDYSQSYLHVGYKELCIPPGPNGEFKMEKNALHIWPRGAFMMIALPNPDGTFTCTLFLSIEGIVSFNNLKTEEDIIHFFEKEFPDALTLMPTLAEDFFANPTGSLVTVKCWPWAVDDKVALLGDAAHAVVPFFGQGMNCSFEDCVVMDECIEKYLPDWSMVFDEYQQLRKPNADAIASLAVQNFYEMSDKVGDAEFLHRKHIEHDLCDLYPDIFQSQYELVTFSQIPYLQAQQRGPINDQILSYIIDQKLEDQIKNRSIIEPVIRKFANYL is encoded by the coding sequence ATGGAACACATCACACTCATCGGCGGCGGACTCTCAGGATCCTTACTCAGTGTATATATGGCAAGGCGGGGATTTAAAGTGGATTTATTTGAACGCAGACCCGATATGCGTAGCAATAAAATATCAGCAGGAAGGTCTATCAATCTCGCACTTTCTAATCGTGGTATTAATGCTTTAAATAAAGTAGGACTTACTGAAGATATATTGAGTGATGCCATTCCCATGCATGGCCGTATGATGCATAGCCGCACAGGCGAACTCAACTTTCAACCTTATGGCACAGCAGGGCAATGTATATATTCTGTTTCGCGTGGCAGATTGAATACACGTTTACTCGAACTTGCCGATGAATATGAAAATATAAACTTGCATTTCGATGCAAAATGTACAGATATAAATATACAAAAAGCCACGGCAACTTTTGAAATGGCAGATGGAACGGAGCAAACATTTGCAGCCAATCATATTATAGGAACCGATGGAGCCTTTGCCGCTACTCGTGGGCGTTTGCAGGTAACCGATAGATTCGATTATAGTCAGAGTTATTTGCATGTAGGTTATAAAGAATTATGTATTCCTCCTGGGCCAAACGGTGAATTTAAAATGGAGAAAAATGCATTACATATATGGCCACGTGGTGCGTTTATGATGATAGCTTTACCCAATCCCGATGGTACTTTTACCTGTACTTTATTTTTGAGTATTGAGGGAATTGTATCTTTTAATAATTTAAAAACCGAAGAAGATATTATACATTTTTTCGAAAAAGAATTTCCCGATGCTCTAACATTGATGCCAACTTTGGCAGAAGATTTTTTTGCAAATCCAACAGGGTCATTAGTCACTGTAAAATGCTGGCCTTGGGCGGTGGATGATAAAGTAGCTTTGCTAGGCGATGCGGCACACGCGGTCGTTCCTTTCTTCGGACAGGGAATGAATTGCTCTTTCGAAGATTGTGTGGTGATGGATGAATGTATTGAAAAATATTTGCCTGATTGGAGTATGGTATTCGACGAATATCAACAATTACGCAAACCCAATGCTGATGCCATTGCCTCACTTGCTGTGCAAAATTTTTATGAGATGAGCGATAAAGTAGGCGATGCAGAATTCCTACACCGCAAACATATAGAACACGATTTATGCGATTTATATCCTGATATATTTCAATCGCAGTACGAGTTGGTTACCTTTAGTCAAATCCCGTATCTGCAAGCCCAGCAGCGTGGCCCCATCAATGATCAGATACTAAGTTATATCATAGACCAAAAACTCGAAGATCAGATTAAAAATAGAAGTATTATAGAGCCGGTTATTAGGAAATTTGCCAACTATTTATAA
- a CDS encoding outer membrane beta-barrel protein: MKSICTIFLFLGVITCNAQSDSTYKIPFEGMDLTWMNGQSRITNPILAVKDKTTGQTIITGIGYMDADYNYNFADPVDNTHTISSTIGRHNEIHINLASLGVDVAYKNMIGRILLQYGAMLNIVQDLDPTVNRGRNTSIGNLKYIREGAAGYHFNKWYGINLEAGIFMSYMGLESYIVQDNWCFQRSTVCEFTPFYFQGARLQIYPTKKFKQEILMLNGWQSYNSAGKSPGIGTSTYWRPNENIQYVANFYYGHDTQNPDTLGNQSQRMRFHHDNSIVARYLNKPKSKGISQMAFSINSHYGFEKGMDAKDSVTSKEHYMYGTSICNRIWLYKNKIAFTLRGDVLSNGGQYLAFSPSPVAPSAYTDELALNPKKPLIIKQGTFTFDIMPTEFTTFRIEYGYRQANIPYFAGHGGTTSPSGWTNGPTTVVPWRPDLQKYDSRITVVMNFRF; encoded by the coding sequence ATGAAAAGTATTTGTACAATTTTTCTCTTCCTAGGTGTAATCACATGCAATGCACAAAGTGACAGTACGTATAAAATCCCTTTTGAAGGAATGGATTTAACTTGGATGAATGGCCAAAGTCGGATAACAAATCCTATTTTAGCGGTGAAAGATAAAACAACTGGTCAAACTATTATTACGGGCATTGGTTATATGGATGCCGATTACAATTACAATTTTGCCGACCCTGTAGACAATACACATACTATTTCATCAACCATTGGGCGGCATAACGAAATCCATATAAACCTTGCCAGCCTTGGTGTTGATGTAGCCTATAAAAATATGATAGGGCGAATATTGTTACAATATGGAGCTATGCTCAATATAGTACAAGACCTTGACCCAACAGTTAACCGTGGCAGAAACACATCCATTGGCAACCTCAAATATATAAGGGAGGGTGCGGCAGGTTACCATTTCAATAAGTGGTACGGCATTAACCTTGAAGCTGGAATTTTCATGAGTTATATGGGACTCGAAAGTTATATAGTTCAGGATAATTGGTGCTTCCAAAGAAGCACTGTTTGTGAGTTTACGCCATTCTACTTTCAAGGTGCTAGGTTACAGATTTACCCAACCAAAAAGTTTAAACAGGAAATATTGATGCTTAATGGATGGCAATCCTATAATAGTGCTGGGAAATCGCCTGGCATAGGTACTTCAACCTATTGGCGTCCCAATGAAAATATTCAGTATGTAGCTAATTTTTACTACGGTCACGATACGCAGAATCCGGATACCTTGGGGAACCAATCGCAGAGAATGCGTTTTCACCACGACAATAGTATTGTAGCAAGATACCTGAACAAACCGAAATCGAAAGGAATTTCGCAAATGGCCTTTAGTATAAACTCGCATTATGGTTTTGAAAAGGGTATGGATGCCAAAGATTCAGTTACCTCGAAAGAACATTATATGTATGGTACCTCTATATGCAATCGTATATGGTTATATAAAAATAAAATTGCTTTTACTTTAAGGGGAGATGTGCTTTCAAATGGTGGACAATATCTGGCTTTTTCTCCGTCGCCAGTTGCCCCCAGTGCTTATACCGATGAACTTGCATTAAATCCTAAAAAGCCTTTAATCATAAAGCAAGGAACATTTACTTTTGATATTATGCCTACCGAATTTACTACCTTTAGAATTGAATACGGCTATAGGCAGGCGAATATTCCCTATTTCGCTGGGCATGGCGGAACCACTTCACCTTCGGGCTGGACAAATGGCCCGACCACAGTAGTTCCATGGAGACCTGATTTACAAAAGTATGATAGCCGAATTACTGTTGTAATGAATTTCAGATTCTAA